One Epidermidibacterium keratini DNA segment encodes these proteins:
- a CDS encoding UDP-glucose dehydrogenase family protein — MARQVSVVGVGYLGLVHAVCLAHHGHPVVALDTDEQRIAGLRDGVLPFFEPGLEEIFEQAQARGLLHFTTDPADLADAEVHFLCVGTPQSADGRHTDTSYVEAAASRLAPYLSRDALVVGKSTVPVGTANALAARLRNLTGREVRLAWSPEFVRQGRCVHDTLEPDRIVYGVGGSRANDDIAVLDEIFAPQYAAGADRVVVDYATAELVKAAANAYLATKISFINAVAELCEASGADALALADAIGLDRRIGRDFLSPGLGFGGGCLPKDLNGLGARAEEYDAARPAALLREVDAINDKARTNVVELALDLCDGDLYGKRVAILGAAFKPHTDDVRDSPALDVASICRALGAQVVVHDPIALDNARRAHPELSYRDNVLDACNKADVVLHLTEWPQYAELDPAQLATVVGRACIVDGRHGLDPDRWSDAGWRYRAFGRPLAATAIDSGQILGQEAL; from the coding sequence ATGGCACGGCAGGTCTCGGTGGTAGGTGTCGGCTATCTGGGTTTGGTGCACGCCGTGTGCCTGGCCCATCATGGCCATCCGGTGGTAGCGCTCGATACCGACGAGCAACGTATCGCCGGGCTGCGAGACGGCGTACTGCCGTTCTTTGAGCCCGGCCTCGAAGAGATCTTCGAGCAAGCCCAGGCCCGAGGGCTGCTGCACTTCACTACCGATCCGGCCGATCTTGCCGATGCAGAGGTGCACTTCCTGTGCGTGGGTACGCCGCAGAGCGCTGACGGGCGGCACACCGACACGAGCTACGTCGAGGCGGCCGCGAGCCGCCTCGCGCCCTACCTCTCGCGCGATGCGCTGGTCGTCGGGAAGTCGACAGTCCCAGTCGGCACCGCGAACGCACTTGCGGCGCGGCTGCGCAACCTCACCGGGCGCGAGGTGCGCCTGGCGTGGTCGCCGGAGTTCGTACGACAGGGCCGATGCGTGCACGACACGCTTGAGCCGGACCGCATCGTCTACGGCGTCGGCGGTTCTCGAGCCAATGACGACATCGCCGTACTCGATGAGATCTTCGCCCCGCAGTACGCCGCTGGAGCGGATCGCGTCGTCGTCGACTATGCGACGGCCGAGCTCGTCAAAGCCGCCGCGAATGCCTACCTGGCAACGAAAATCTCCTTCATCAACGCGGTCGCCGAGCTATGCGAGGCATCCGGCGCCGACGCGCTCGCGCTGGCCGACGCGATCGGGCTGGACCGCCGAATCGGTCGCGACTTCCTTAGCCCCGGTCTTGGTTTCGGCGGCGGGTGTCTGCCGAAGGACCTCAACGGTCTCGGTGCGCGAGCCGAGGAGTACGACGCAGCCCGTCCCGCCGCCTTGCTGCGCGAGGTCGACGCGATCAACGACAAGGCCCGCACCAACGTGGTCGAGCTTGCCTTGGACCTCTGCGACGGCGATCTCTACGGCAAGCGGGTCGCCATCCTCGGTGCGGCGTTCAAGCCACACACCGATGACGTACGCGACTCGCCCGCACTCGATGTGGCCTCGATCTGTCGCGCTCTCGGGGCGCAGGTCGTCGTGCACGACCCGATCGCGCTGGATAACGCTCGACGGGCGCACCCTGAGCTGAGCTACCGCGACAACGTACTCGATGCCTGCAATAAGGCCGATGTTGTGCTGCACCTGACCGAATGGCCGCAGTACGCCGAGCTCGACCCCGCGCAGCTGGCGACGGTCGTCGGGCGAGCCTGCATCGTCGATGGCCGGCACGGCCTCGACCCCGACCGCTGGAGCGATGCCGGGTGGCGATATCGCGCGTTTGGCAGACCGCTAGCCGCGACCGCGATCGACTCCGGGCAGATCCTCGGGCAGGAGGCGCTGTGA
- a CDS encoding GDSL-type esterase/lipase family protein, producing MSTQVITKQLRIHVVGDSLNAGIADVATNRKLRAWPAQLAAQLSQGAQQARVVADYAVSGAPSPEVLALQFGRLELMPGDLVCLWAGANDVLRPGCTFAQTVDAMQTMFGAIEQAGSTPLTMQLPRISTMLPGPARLMRRWDDYGFAVNDLVARLSARCGGVHLPWSPLPGLSGPDGTHLSAYGHDVYAARYAAALAPRLGTIAPPLPPAPQIVTTAAQRRWWYARHGIAWVVRRQFDPPRPIPARPAVEPVTLSAK from the coding sequence ATGAGCACGCAGGTCATCACCAAGCAACTTCGCATCCACGTTGTGGGCGACTCGCTGAACGCCGGGATTGCCGATGTGGCAACGAATCGCAAGCTTCGCGCGTGGCCCGCTCAGCTCGCGGCACAGCTAAGCCAAGGCGCACAACAGGCGCGGGTGGTTGCCGACTACGCCGTGAGCGGGGCGCCGAGCCCTGAGGTGCTGGCGCTGCAGTTCGGGCGACTGGAGCTGATGCCGGGTGATCTGGTCTGCCTGTGGGCCGGCGCTAACGACGTACTACGTCCTGGATGCACCTTCGCGCAGACCGTCGATGCGATGCAGACGATGTTCGGCGCGATCGAGCAAGCCGGGTCAACACCACTGACGATGCAGCTGCCTCGTATCTCCACGATGCTGCCCGGCCCCGCCCGGCTCATGCGGCGCTGGGACGACTACGGCTTCGCCGTCAATGATCTCGTCGCGCGGCTGAGCGCGCGCTGCGGCGGCGTACACCTTCCGTGGAGCCCGCTGCCGGGGCTCTCCGGACCGGACGGCACGCACCTGTCGGCGTACGGCCACGACGTGTACGCCGCCCGCTATGCCGCCGCCCTCGCACCGCGGCTCGGAACGATCGCCCCGCCGCTGCCGCCGGCCCCACAGATCGTGACCACCGCGGCCCAGCGGCGCTGGTGGTATGCCCGCCACGGCATCGCCTGGGTGGTACGGCGCCAGTTCGACCCGCCGCGCCCGATCCCAGCCCGACCTGCGGTGGAACCTGTAACGCTATCGGCCAAATAG
- a CDS encoding glycosyltransferase: protein MKILVITESWPPAVNGVATSSVRVVRELTDAGHDTRVIAPVPESADSQVFEAKWMRVGPTQEYTVGRLGASAIDMMRDWRPDLVHIASPLSVGFSGLRAAQRLAIPTVAAYMTDFRAFSAQTLRRVPGHVRVANLFARTQRMLHSMATINVACSRYALDTLREWQSPAPREWVRAIDTQRFAPWRRTERVDSAPSDRTIRIGYAGRLAPEKELPMLAALRDLPSTSLTIIGDGPSRPKLESLLPEATFTGKLHGDEYAEAVSSLDIFVHPGRGETLSQVVLEALSSGVPCVVPDAGSGSTELVQPGISGGHFVGGSQQSLRSAVERLIAEPGKRPADISATVAHRTWQTSMDSLLSSYDEALRGA, encoded by the coding sequence GTGAAGATCTTGGTGATCACCGAGTCCTGGCCGCCCGCTGTTAACGGCGTCGCCACCTCGAGCGTGCGCGTGGTGCGCGAGCTGACGGACGCCGGACACGACACTCGGGTGATCGCGCCAGTGCCCGAAAGTGCTGATTCGCAGGTATTTGAGGCGAAGTGGATGCGTGTGGGGCCGACGCAGGAATACACCGTCGGCCGGCTCGGCGCCTCCGCAATCGACATGATGCGCGACTGGAGACCCGATCTTGTGCACATCGCATCCCCGCTATCGGTGGGATTCAGTGGACTGCGGGCCGCGCAGCGGCTGGCGATCCCGACTGTCGCCGCCTACATGACCGACTTCCGGGCGTTCTCAGCCCAGACGCTGCGGCGCGTGCCCGGCCACGTGCGGGTCGCCAACCTCTTTGCGCGCACCCAGCGCATGCTGCACTCGATGGCCACGATCAACGTCGCATGCTCGCGGTACGCGCTGGATACCCTGCGGGAGTGGCAATCCCCAGCGCCGCGGGAGTGGGTGCGCGCCATCGACACGCAGCGGTTTGCGCCCTGGCGACGGACCGAGCGGGTCGACAGTGCGCCCTCCGACCGCACGATCCGCATCGGCTACGCCGGGCGTCTCGCCCCGGAGAAGGAGCTGCCGATGTTGGCGGCCCTGCGTGACCTGCCGAGCACTTCGCTGACCATCATCGGCGACGGGCCAAGCCGCCCGAAGCTCGAAAGCCTGCTGCCCGAGGCGACGTTTACCGGCAAGCTGCACGGCGACGAATACGCCGAAGCCGTCAGCTCGCTCGACATCTTCGTTCATCCCGGCCGCGGTGAGACCCTCAGCCAGGTCGTGCTCGAAGCGCTGTCGTCCGGCGTACCCTGCGTCGTGCCCGATGCTGGGTCGGGCTCGACCGAGCTCGTCCAGCCCGGCATCTCCGGTGGTCACTTCGTCGGTGGATCGCAGCAGTCACTGCGATCCGCGGTCGAACGCCTCATAGCCGAGCCTGGCAAGAGACCGGCCGACATCTCCGCGACGGTCGCGCATCGCACCTGGCAGACCAGCATGGACTCGCTTCTCAGCTCGTACGACGAGGCGCTTCGCGGTGCCTAG
- a CDS encoding DUF1330 domain-containing protein has product MAKAYWIARVEVSDEDAYGKYRDANAEAFEKYDARFVVRGGPFEVMEGEGRGRNVVVEFDSYQQAVDCYNSPEYQRAKAFRDGAADVDLIIIEGPK; this is encoded by the coding sequence GTGGCGAAGGCGTACTGGATCGCGCGGGTCGAGGTCTCCGACGAGGATGCCTACGGCAAATACCGTGACGCTAACGCCGAGGCGTTCGAGAAGTACGACGCCCGGTTCGTCGTACGCGGCGGCCCGTTCGAGGTGATGGAGGGCGAAGGTCGCGGTCGCAACGTCGTCGTCGAGTTCGACTCCTATCAGCAGGCGGTCGACTGCTACAACTCGCCGGAATACCAGCGTGCCAAGGCATTTCGCGATGGTGCCGCGGATGTCGACTTGATCATCATCGAGGGCCCCAAGTAG
- a CDS encoding ATP-dependent helicase — MIERQGESELTEHQRRAVEHGDAPLVVAAGAGSGKTRVLTERVARLLNAGVVPERILLLTFTRRAAASMTSRAAALVADPGIAGRIAGGTFHAIAHRVVAEQAHHLGLLDVNVIDPADVVDLIDLLRAEHGLDGTDRRLPTSRTIADIYSRAVNTGTSARAVMAQQFPWAREHADEITALLRAYAARKRDRGLLDLDDLLIYWRALLRDEDVGSRLRARWDWVLVDEYQDVNQIQADIVDGLCPSGRGLTVVGDDAQAIYGFRGADPGHLSAVVDRFDDCTVVPLERNFRSVQPILDLANEIRPGTMPLRLVAHRTETAGRPSLVSCANADEEARSVADRVLAAHIEGVPLREQAVLMRTGSHSDLLEVELSVRKIPFVKFGGIGYLQTAHMRDLLAALRVTLSPYDEVSWYRILTRHRAIGKAHARTLAAQLAESGFEQIDEVVAAAPPKASTALRATLDHLADAASAMSTPAIVESAQQALLPLLQVHYADWQRRAEDVTQLAGAAARCTDLRAFVAEQAIDPVNVAGDWAKTPHLDEDYLILSTIHSAKGLEWTQVHVLRACDGAIPSDMALSDEAGLQEEHRLFYVALTRARDELYLYSPARLPTHPTSFNARHVATKPSRFLTDAARAHLDVDDPASQRTPRHRPESRPSPGAARRVAVDTMDDLFA, encoded by the coding sequence ATGATCGAGCGCCAGGGCGAGTCAGAGTTGACCGAGCATCAGCGCCGCGCAGTCGAGCACGGCGATGCCCCGCTTGTGGTCGCCGCCGGGGCCGGCTCGGGCAAGACCCGCGTGCTCACCGAACGCGTCGCGCGGCTGCTCAACGCCGGCGTCGTGCCCGAACGCATCCTGCTGCTCACCTTCACCCGCCGCGCGGCCGCATCGATGACCAGTCGAGCCGCCGCTCTCGTCGCCGATCCGGGCATCGCCGGCCGCATCGCTGGAGGCACGTTTCACGCGATCGCGCATCGTGTCGTGGCCGAGCAAGCGCACCACCTTGGCCTGCTCGACGTCAACGTGATCGACCCCGCCGACGTTGTCGACCTGATCGACCTGCTGCGCGCCGAGCACGGACTCGACGGCACCGACAGGCGCCTGCCCACGAGCCGCACGATCGCCGACATCTACTCGCGCGCAGTCAACACCGGCACCAGTGCACGCGCGGTCATGGCCCAGCAGTTCCCCTGGGCGCGCGAGCATGCCGACGAGATCACCGCCCTACTGCGGGCGTACGCCGCGCGCAAACGCGACCGCGGCCTGCTCGATCTCGATGACCTGCTGATCTACTGGCGGGCACTGTTGCGCGATGAGGACGTCGGCTCGCGGCTGCGGGCGCGGTGGGACTGGGTCCTCGTCGACGAATACCAGGACGTCAACCAGATCCAGGCCGACATCGTCGACGGGCTGTGCCCCAGCGGTCGGGGCCTGACGGTGGTCGGAGATGACGCGCAGGCGATCTACGGCTTTCGCGGCGCCGACCCCGGTCACCTCAGCGCTGTCGTCGACCGCTTCGACGACTGCACCGTCGTACCCCTCGAGCGAAACTTTCGTTCTGTGCAACCAATCTTGGACCTCGCCAACGAGATCCGCCCAGGCACCATGCCGCTGCGGCTGGTCGCACACCGCACCGAAACGGCAGGCCGACCCAGCCTGGTGAGCTGCGCCAACGCCGACGAAGAAGCACGCTCGGTGGCCGACCGAGTGCTCGCGGCACACATCGAAGGCGTCCCGCTGCGCGAACAGGCGGTGCTCATGCGCACCGGCAGCCACAGCGACCTGCTGGAGGTCGAGCTGAGCGTGCGCAAGATCCCGTTCGTGAAGTTCGGCGGGATCGGCTACCTGCAGACCGCTCACATGCGCGACCTGCTCGCCGCGCTGCGGGTGACGCTCAGTCCCTATGACGAGGTGTCGTGGTACCGCATCCTGACTCGTCACCGCGCGATCGGCAAGGCCCACGCGCGCACCCTCGCCGCGCAGCTCGCCGAGTCCGGTTTCGAGCAGATCGATGAGGTCGTCGCCGCCGCTCCACCGAAGGCGAGTACGGCGCTGCGTGCCACGCTCGACCACCTAGCGGACGCCGCATCGGCGATGTCTACGCCCGCGATCGTGGAGAGCGCTCAGCAGGCGCTTCTTCCGCTGCTGCAGGTGCATTACGCCGACTGGCAGCGCCGAGCCGAGGACGTCACCCAGCTTGCCGGAGCGGCGGCGCGTTGCACCGACCTGCGTGCGTTCGTGGCCGAGCAGGCCATCGATCCGGTCAACGTCGCCGGCGACTGGGCCAAGACGCCGCACCTGGACGAGGACTACCTGATCCTGTCGACAATCCACTCAGCGAAGGGGCTCGAGTGGACCCAGGTCCACGTGCTTCGCGCCTGTGATGGCGCGATCCCGTCGGACATGGCGTTGAGCGACGAGGCAGGTCTGCAGGAGGAGCACCGGCTGTTTTACGTTGCGCTGACCCGGGCCCGCGACGAGCTGTATCTCTACTCGCCGGCCCGCTTGCCAACGCATCCGACGAGTTTCAACGCGCGTCACGTCGCGACCAAGCCGAGTCGCTTCCTCACCGATGCAGCACGCGCTCACCTGGACGTCGACGACCCGGCAAGCCAGCGCACACCGCGGCACCGGCCGGAGTCGAGGCCGTCGCCCGGAGCCGCGCGGCGCGTCGCGGTCGACACGATGGACGACCTCTTCGCCTAG
- a CDS encoding TIGR03617 family F420-dependent LLM class oxidoreductase, with translation MRVYTELNLGKTDPGLREPEVPFDIATTREKAALVEELGYDGMVATETKDDSLLLTALAASATTRLNIATSVAIAFARTPYVTAMAARRIQELSAGRFTLGLGTQVRGHLIRRFGLEYSAPGPWMRDYVGAVRALWATWQDGTPLDYDSKRYKLNLMVPLFDAGPSSYPNPPIHLAALNPYMCRVAGEVADGLRPHPVCTPRYIDEVMRPAYEEGLRIAGRGDVAPYIAMKPLVASGRDEEALEKKIRDVRARVAFYASTPAYRPAFEIWGLGDLADKLSVLSREQRWEEMPAYVDDEMLNTYAVVGTYDQIADKIVDRFGGVLSDVGFSIAVENDEDAATTREILDRVRSASS, from the coding sequence GTGCGGGTTTACACCGAACTGAACCTCGGGAAGACCGACCCCGGTCTACGTGAGCCGGAGGTGCCGTTCGATATCGCCACGACTCGCGAGAAGGCTGCTCTCGTCGAAGAGCTCGGCTATGACGGGATGGTCGCGACCGAGACGAAGGACGACTCGCTGCTGCTCACCGCGCTCGCGGCCAGCGCGACGACCCGCCTCAACATCGCGACTTCGGTCGCGATCGCGTTCGCGCGTACGCCGTATGTCACCGCGATGGCCGCGCGCCGCATCCAGGAGCTATCGGCCGGCCGGTTTACCCTCGGGCTCGGCACCCAGGTCCGTGGACACCTGATCCGCCGGTTCGGGCTGGAGTATTCCGCCCCTGGGCCGTGGATGCGTGACTACGTGGGCGCCGTTCGCGCCCTGTGGGCGACATGGCAGGACGGTACGCCGCTGGACTACGACTCGAAGCGCTACAAGCTCAACCTGATGGTGCCGCTGTTTGACGCGGGGCCGTCGAGCTACCCCAACCCGCCCATCCACCTCGCCGCTTTGAACCCCTACATGTGCCGCGTGGCAGGAGAAGTTGCCGACGGTTTGCGTCCGCACCCAGTGTGTACGCCGCGCTATATCGACGAGGTCATGCGCCCGGCGTACGAAGAGGGACTGCGCATCGCGGGCCGCGGTGACGTCGCTCCCTACATCGCCATGAAACCGCTCGTCGCCTCCGGCCGCGACGAGGAGGCGCTGGAGAAGAAGATCCGCGATGTGCGCGCCCGGGTGGCGTTCTACGCATCGACGCCGGCGTACCGTCCGGCCTTCGAGATCTGGGGGCTCGGCGATCTCGCCGACAAGCTCAGCGTGCTCTCGCGCGAGCAGCGGTGGGAGGAGATGCCGGCGTACGTCGACGACGAGATGCTGAATACCTATGCCGTCGTCGGCACCTATGACCAGATCGCCGACAAGATTGTCGATCGCTTTGGCGGCGTACTGTCCGATGTCGGCTTCTCGATTGCGGTCGAGAACGACGAGGACGCCGCCACGACCCGCGAGATTCTCGACAGGGTACGGTCGGCCTCGAGCTAA
- a CDS encoding crotonase/enoyl-CoA hydratase family protein, which produces MSDVLVESDGTVTTIIMNRPERHNAVDRPMAAELAAAFRDFEASDAKVAVLFGAGQSFCAGANLKAVGTESANSLSVDGDGPMGPTRLDLDKPVIAAVEGYAVAGGLELAAWCDLRVAAEDATFGVFCRRWGVPLIDGGTVRLPRLIGHSRAMDLILTGRPAPAREALEMGLANRLVEPGQARAAAEALAAEIARMPQVCMRGDRRSARAQWGDDEQTAMQREFEIGMTSLKSDGIDGAARFAGGAGRGGSFTDI; this is translated from the coding sequence ATGAGCGACGTACTCGTCGAGAGCGACGGCACGGTCACCACGATCATCATGAACCGTCCCGAGCGACACAACGCGGTCGACCGGCCGATGGCTGCCGAGCTCGCCGCAGCATTTCGCGATTTTGAGGCCTCAGATGCCAAGGTCGCCGTGCTCTTCGGCGCGGGACAGTCCTTCTGCGCGGGGGCCAATCTCAAGGCGGTCGGCACCGAGTCAGCCAACTCGCTGTCCGTCGACGGGGACGGCCCGATGGGCCCGACGCGACTGGACTTGGACAAACCTGTCATCGCGGCGGTCGAGGGGTACGCCGTCGCTGGTGGGCTAGAGCTGGCTGCCTGGTGCGACCTTCGGGTCGCGGCCGAGGACGCCACGTTTGGCGTCTTCTGCCGTCGGTGGGGCGTGCCGCTCATCGACGGCGGGACCGTCCGCCTGCCGCGACTCATCGGGCACAGCCGGGCGATGGATCTGATCCTCACCGGCCGGCCGGCCCCAGCACGGGAGGCACTGGAGATGGGGCTGGCCAACCGGCTCGTCGAGCCTGGTCAGGCGCGCGCCGCTGCCGAAGCGTTGGCGGCGGAGATCGCACGTATGCCTCAGGTGTGCATGCGTGGCGACCGTCGGTCGGCGCGAGCGCAGTGGGGCGACGACGAACAGACCGCGATGCAGCGCGAGTTTGAGATCGGGATGACCTCACTGAAGTCGGACGGCATTGACGGCGCAGCCCGCTTCGCCGGCGGTGCCGGCCGCGGCGGCTCCTTCACCGACATCTAG
- a CDS encoding glycosyltransferase, translating into MRVANFVAPTSGGIRSVIRRLSAAAAERGIESHVVVPGPDPGIAPMPGMHVHALQGVRLHPRQPYRLILQRSAVRRLLDEVRPDVIEIHDQLSLAWLGAEAAQRGIPSVLIAHERLDELARFWSGLHPAGCAAERWITRIAGNVTQVVAPSEFAAKPYRRSGVPVAVVPWGVDHTTFRPAELTRDRHRLQIVHCGRLSAEKDPLLSAKAASLLARQGIDASITVIGSGPVESRFAEFDPSVVSMAGFVGGPDVLAEKLRSADVFFAPGPFETFGVSALEAMACGLPVVCRESGSISEIPATTPAAGTPEAFADAALRLWADPQARSRSSVSARGYTWPRAAAAIEEVYAA; encoded by the coding sequence ATGCGCGTCGCGAACTTTGTCGCGCCCACCAGCGGCGGGATCCGCAGCGTCATCCGCCGGCTCTCGGCCGCAGCGGCCGAGCGAGGCATTGAGTCACACGTCGTCGTCCCCGGTCCTGATCCCGGAATCGCACCTATGCCTGGGATGCACGTGCACGCGCTACAGGGTGTCCGGCTGCACCCCAGGCAGCCCTATCGGCTGATCTTGCAGCGATCGGCCGTACGCCGCCTGCTTGACGAGGTGAGACCGGACGTCATCGAGATCCACGACCAGCTCTCGCTCGCGTGGCTGGGCGCCGAGGCAGCGCAGCGCGGCATCCCGTCAGTGCTGATCGCTCACGAGCGGTTGGATGAGCTCGCCCGCTTTTGGTCGGGGCTCCACCCGGCTGGGTGCGCTGCTGAGCGCTGGATCACCCGCATCGCAGGCAATGTCACCCAGGTCGTCGCGCCGAGCGAGTTCGCGGCGAAGCCCTACCGGCGCTCCGGCGTACCCGTCGCGGTGGTGCCGTGGGGCGTCGACCACACCACGTTCCGCCCGGCAGAGCTGACCCGGGATCGACACCGGTTGCAGATCGTGCACTGCGGGCGGCTGTCGGCCGAGAAGGACCCGCTGCTGAGTGCTAAGGCCGCAAGTTTGCTTGCCCGCCAGGGAATTGACGCATCGATCACGGTGATCGGCAGCGGACCGGTCGAGTCACGGTTTGCCGAGTTCGACCCGAGCGTGGTGTCGATGGCCGGCTTCGTGGGCGGCCCCGACGTGCTTGCGGAGAAGCTGCGAAGCGCCGATGTCTTCTTTGCCCCAGGCCCTTTCGAGACGTTCGGAGTGAGCGCCCTGGAGGCGATGGCCTGCGGGCTGCCGGTCGTGTGCCGCGAGTCCGGGTCGATCTCCGAGATCCCAGCCACCACACCGGCGGCGGGCACGCCGGAGGCGTTCGCCGACGCGGCGCTGCGGCTGTGGGCAGATCCGCAGGCCCGCAGTCGATCGAGCGTGAGCGCACGCGGCTACACGTGGCCAAGAGCCGCAGCCGCGATCGAGGAGGTGTACGCCGCATGA
- a CDS encoding glycerate kinase — protein MPITIPHRILVAPSGFKESLDASQVAEAMTRGVRRVLPGAVIETVPMVDGGEGTARALADATEGSLVPMVVTGPVGTQVPSHFALLGGSASGVAVVEMAAAAGLRLVPADLRDPTRTTSYGVGELIRGALDARVRRIIVGCGDSGVSDGGAGLVTALGGRILDAAGDPIGDGGAALLDAAELDLSGLDPRLAETEIVAACNIHNVLCGPRGVARVFGPQKGATPEQVEALSDALEHWADLLDRECADTLDSFDVRTGPGTGASGGLGAALAAVCGARLQTRFEVLTDGDVCGVDLDAHIRRADLVLTAEGAVDYQTPRGKVPAEVAMRAKRHGKPVVALAGSIGEGAADVHDIGIDAVMGIIPIPMDLAQAVSEAAPLVANATERTLRLVTLGCTFAATA, from the coding sequence ATGCCCATCACCATCCCGCACCGCATCCTCGTCGCGCCAAGCGGTTTCAAGGAGAGCCTCGATGCCTCTCAAGTCGCCGAAGCCATGACCCGCGGCGTACGCCGAGTGCTGCCCGGTGCCGTCATCGAGACCGTTCCGATGGTCGACGGCGGCGAGGGCACCGCGCGTGCGCTCGCCGACGCCACCGAGGGCTCGCTCGTCCCGATGGTCGTCACCGGTCCAGTGGGCACGCAGGTCCCCTCACACTTCGCGCTGCTCGGCGGTTCCGCCTCGGGTGTCGCGGTGGTCGAGATGGCTGCTGCCGCAGGGCTGCGGCTCGTGCCCGCCGACCTGCGCGACCCCACCCGTACGACGTCGTACGGCGTCGGCGAGCTGATCCGCGGGGCGCTGGATGCCCGCGTACGACGGATCATCGTCGGGTGCGGCGACTCCGGCGTCTCCGACGGCGGTGCCGGTCTGGTCACGGCCTTGGGCGGGCGGATCCTCGATGCCGCAGGCGATCCGATCGGTGACGGCGGCGCCGCACTGCTCGATGCTGCCGAGCTTGACCTGTCCGGGCTCGACCCGCGGCTGGCCGAGACCGAAATCGTCGCCGCATGCAACATCCACAACGTGCTGTGCGGTCCGCGCGGCGTCGCCCGCGTCTTCGGCCCGCAGAAGGGCGCCACCCCCGAACAGGTCGAGGCCCTCAGCGACGCGCTGGAGCACTGGGCCGACCTGCTGGATCGCGAGTGCGCCGACACGCTTGACTCCTTCGATGTGCGCACGGGTCCCGGCACGGGTGCCTCCGGCGGGCTCGGGGCCGCTCTCGCCGCGGTGTGCGGGGCCCGGCTGCAGACGCGCTTCGAGGTGCTCACTGACGGCGACGTGTGCGGGGTCGATCTCGACGCGCACATCCGCCGCGCCGACCTCGTGCTGACCGCCGAGGGCGCGGTCGATTACCAGACGCCGCGGGGCAAGGTGCCGGCCGAGGTCGCGATGCGCGCCAAGCGGCACGGCAAACCAGTCGTCGCGCTCGCCGGCAGCATCGGTGAGGGCGCGGCCGACGTACACGACATCGGCATCGACGCGGTCATGGGCATCATCCCGATCCCGATGGACCTCGCGCAGGCGGTCTCTGAAGCCGCGCCGCTGGTCGCCAACGCGACCGAACGAACGCTGCGGCTGGTCACGCTCGGCTGCACCTTCGCCGCGACCGCCTGA